The Rhododendron vialii isolate Sample 1 chromosome 6a, ASM3025357v1 genome includes a window with the following:
- the LOC131331057 gene encoding COP9 signalosome complex subunit 4, producing the protein METAFASASAITDQRQKIEQYKLILSTVIASNDVTQAKKFIDHILSDDVPLVVSRQLLQTFAQELGRLEPESQKEIGHYILNQIQPRVVSFEEQVLIIREKLADLYEAEQQWSKAAQILSGIDLDSAMRVIDDAFRLSKCVKIASLYLEDDDAINAEAFINKASFLVSNSQNEVLNWTYKVCYARILDLKRKFLEAALRYYDISQIQKRQIGDEVINEEALEQALSAAVTCTILAAAGPQRSRVLATLYKDERCSKLKIYPILQKVYLERILRKPEIDAFAEELKAHQKALLPDNFTVLDRAMIEHNLSSASKLYTNISFDELGTLLGIAPHKAEKIASRMIYEDRMRGSIDQVEAVIHFEDDTEELQQWDQQIVGLCQALNDVLDSMAKKGLSIPV; encoded by the exons ATGGAGACTGCCTTCGCGAGTGCCTCCGCGATAACCGACCAGCGGCAAAAGATCGAACAGTACAAGCTCATCCTCTCCACCGTCATCGCCTCCAACGACGTCACACAAGCCAAGAAATTCATCGACCACA TATTATCCGATGACGTTCCATTGGTGGTATCGCGACAGCTCTTACAGACGTTCGCTCAGGAACTCGGGAGGCTCGAGCCGGAATCGCAGAAGGAAATCGGGCATTACATTCTTAACCAGATTCAGCCTAGGGTTGTCTCGTTTGAAGAACAG GTATTGATTATCAGGGAGAAACTTGCTGATTTGTACGAGGCGGAACAGCAGTGGTCAAAAGCAGCTCAAATACTCAGCGGCATTGATTTGGATTCGGCCATGAG AGTGATTGATGATGCGTTCAGATTGTCAAAATGTGTGAAGATTGCTAGCCTATATCTCGAG GATGATGATGCTATTAATGCGGAAGCTTTCATTAATAAAGCTTCATTCTTGGTTAGCAATAGTCAGAATGAAGTATTGAATTGGACATACAAG GTCTGTTATGCAAGGATTCTTGATTTAAAGAGGAAGTTCTTGGAAGCTGCACTACGTTACTATGACATTTCTCAAATTCAGAAACGTCAAATCGGAGATGA AGTTATCAATGAAGAAGCACTGGAGCAAGCCCTATCTGCTGCCGTCACCTGTACAATTTTGGCTGCTGCGGGTCCTCAACGTTCTCGTGTTCTTGCGACCTTATACAAA GATGAACGGTGCTCCAAGTTGAAGATTTACCCAATCTTGCagaag GTGTATTTGGAGAGAATATTGAGGAAACCAGAGATTGATGCGTTTGCTGAAGAACTAAAAGCACATCAG AAAGCACTTTTGCCTGATAATTTTACTGTTTTGGATCGTGCTATGATTGAGCATAATCTCTCGAGTGCAAGCAAACTTTACACAAATATAAG ctTTGATGAGTTAGGCACATTGCTGGGCATTGCTCCTCACAAG GCTGAGAAAATAGCATCGAGAATGATCTATGAAGATAGAATGAGGGGTTCCATCGATCAg GTCGAAGCTGTCATACATTTTGAGGATGACACTGAAGAGTTGCAACAGTGGGATCAACAG ATTGTTGGTCTCTGCCAAGCGCTGAACGACGTACTTGATAGCATGGCAAAGAAGGGATTGTCGATTCCAGTCTGA
- the LOC131328284 gene encoding uncharacterized protein LOC131328284, with product MASSVILMCKYGEVTLVVMATRGFGFNDLVESIHKKWQNLGSFELFYAVADHHNCSLDNDEDFCNMIALAAAFGVTCVDVSVGVISSSTIECGKSLGECVRSFEYGECSTFQGEEEDPLDKFCPHHETVRLSADWVNLLKCVGQEFRDGVDDFKACLSKYAVEIGFKYKYLKNDRSRVTAECCKKLDGCTWFIHATLERSNNFFVIREFHKEHNCIGTFFSSKNPRMTSIIIAKEIVEEVRSKPSYTPIECLKHFEGRYGCLIGYYHAWLAVEKANKELFGDFQLSFDKLRWYAEELKEKNPGTVMDVEYCNETNRFIRFFLAFDACIKGFNYCRPILAVDGTFLKGRYKGTLLSAIGKDADQGLFPLAIGVVDSATEANWQWFLEKLSTVIMCSRPLTFFTDRHSGLVKYVPTVFPTGYHSYCLQHLKGNLRDKLSGRLSNGIRKKVVNLFNDCAHAPTVITFAKALEELCTVGGASAKNFVESFPLERWANVYFEGRRYGEMTSNAAESFNNQILKFRHLPICELVDKVRVLIMEQMCNRRLLSNKWSSYVCPVMEKKLIDRFNKGRTWHVAAANDDIFEVFSQPTVVVDLKKRTCTCCRWQLHLFPCVHAVTVIQKTEKQMYDYIDPYYTIEAFQLLYEGILVYVYLFYVGVSVCLYVGILVYLYVYVGISVGGMSVSVGALVMHFVIDFHLGISVGGMSSLDA from the exons ATGGCTTCTTCGGTTATATTGATGTGCAAATATGGTGAAGTTACTCTAGTTGTCATGGCTACAAGAGGTTTTGGTTTCAATGATCTGGTGGAAAGCATTCATAAAAAGTGGCAGAATTTGGGTAGTTTTGAGCTTTTTTATGCTGTCGCTGACCATCATAATTGCAGTCTGGACAATGATGAAGACTTTTGTAACATGATTGCATTAGCTGCTGCGTTTGGTGTGACTTGTGTTGATGTATCTGTTGGggttatttcttcttctaccATTGAATGCGGTAAAAGTTTGGGTGAATGTGTTAGGAGTTTTGAATATGGTGAGTGTAGTACTTTtcaaggagaggaagaagatccgCTTGATAAATTTTGTCCTCATCATGAGACAGTGCGTCTTTCAGCCGATTGGGTTAATTTGCTTAAGTGTGTTGGTCAAGAGTTCAGAGATGGTGTAGATGATTTTAAGGCTTGTTTGTCCAAATATGCCGTTGAAATTGGTTTCAAGTATAAATATCTGAAAAATGACAGATCAAGAGTAACGGCCGAGTGCTGTAAGAAGCTGGATGGTTGTACATGGTTTATTCACGCAACTTTAGAAAGatcgaataatttttttgttattagggAGTTTCACAAAGAGCACAACTGTATTGGTACgttttttagttcaaaaaatcCTCGGATGACCTCAATAATTATTGCCAAAGAAATTGTTGAGGAGGTTCGTTCGAAGCCATCTTATACACCGATAGAGTGTTTGAAACATTTTGAGGGGCGATATGGTTGTTTGATTGGTTATTACCATGCATGGTTAGCAGTTGAGAAAGCAAATAAGGAGCTATTTGGTgattttcaattatcttttgacAAACTCCGCTGGTATGCTGAggaattaaaggagaaaaaccCGGGGACTGTTATGGATGTGGAATATTGCAATGAGACTAATCGGTTTATAAGGTTTTTCCTGGCGTTTGATGCATGCATTAAAGGCTTCAACTATTGTCGTCCTATTTTGGCTGTTGATGGTACCTTTTTGAAGGGGAGATACAAAGGAACGCTTCTCTCAGCTATAGGAAAGGATGCTGATCAAG GATTATTTCCTCTTGCTATCGGTGTTGTTGACTCTGCGACAGAGGCAAATTGGCAATGGTTTTTGGAGAAGCTGTCGACAGTTATTATGTGTTCTCGGCCTCTTACGTTCTTTACGGATCGTCACTCTGGTCTTGTAAAGTACGTGCCTACAGTTTTCCCAACTGGTTATCACTCCTACTGCTTGCAGCATTTGAAGGGAAACCTTAGGGATAAGCTTTCAGGTCGACTCTCGAATGGGATTAGGAAGAAAGTAGTCAATCTTTTCAATGATTGCGCACATGCTCCTACTGTGATAACTTTTGCCAAGGCTCTTGAAGAGCTATGTACTGTTGGTGGAGCGAGTGCAAAGAATTTTGTTGAGTCATTTCCGCTTGAGAGATGGGCAAACGTGTACTTTGAAGGTAGACGATATGGTGAAATGACTTCAAATGCAGCTGAGTCATTTAACAACCAGATTCTTAAATTCCGTCATTTGCCAATATGTGAGTTGGTTGATAAGGTAAGGGTGCTCATCATGGAGCAGATGTGTAACAGGAGACTACTATCAAACAAGTGGAGCAGCTACGTTTGTCCTGTAATGGAGAAAAAGTTGATTGACCGTTTCAATAAAGGTCGAACTTGGCATGTGGCAGCAGCAAACGATGATATTTTTGAGGTTTTTTCTCAGCCAACTGTTGTGGTTGATCTTAAGAAAAGGACATGCACGTGCTGTCGTTGgcaacttcatctttttccatGTGTGCATGCTGTTACAGTTATTCAAAAGACAGAAAAGCAAATGTACGATTATATTGATCCCTATTATACCATCGAGGCTTTCCAATTGTTGTATGAAG GTATATTGGTATATGTGTATCTTTTTTATGTTGGTGTATCTGTTTGTCTTTATGTTGGTATATTGGTGTATCTATATGTGTATGTCGGTATATCTGTTGGTGGTATGTCTGTATCTGTTGGTGCATTAGT AATgcactttgtaattgactttcaTTTGGGTATATCTGTTGGTGGTATGTCTTCCTTGGATGCCTAG
- the LOC131328283 gene encoding uncharacterized protein LOC131328283 yields MVEFIIVVVKFIIVFSSNLGFHVSYFVCFRSISVSTVGISLFKHIWYICLVVWIHVLEDVVEQTRLLEAKKVRFKMRARKNSPSNAVKKTTDQKEDDDDDETQIKETEHEKNDIESPHKKRASQKSPVKGTQSRRITRSLTKREIRTTRMSKKIEPTIEIKKKHVRKSNRNKKTRNKEEDDVVVLEEDDEEDEQEDVEEDKEENEEDEEGVEEDEEEDEKEKEEDKEEDKEYVEEDEEDVKFVKVKGKRKKSSPRLPNKRVKKQERKKEKKENEDVVEIKKESCQYRSNLVSLVRLLKRRKFTPLQVREIKKTPFANLLFAMTKPEINELFVKKSDEITLKLVEKYKGEGYFDLGGKLVKISVKDLTLIFGIKSGPIKIHLQGNPRRPNSDFLDRVFKKQKEMLVSRMKIFLRKAFTKDSTQSAQDIARVLMMLVLATIFVPLSQPKLSWAYYPFIDDLNTSTTYAWSTFIIEHLVKELDTKHTNPTTVGGCVLGLLYWLCEHTSIMNVQQSKDNCPRFMKWDMSDLPEALARTPLESLNPEMVKDAELEPINEKEKKLLHFLEQIENKSDVKDDDARECSLDDDGSKSEKDEGVEETNNDTNNLISDLLKEIDRLKEESKEKDRVIQTLQQKIAELERDHVPYEDAAEQMFDYETEVGTVHVEKGILQEEIVQKEVEIGGLYVSNDLLEEKLEKSEKDKASVEDGLDDMVTHMVTQEYHDKEEDKEKRQEEEQSKKGEVDQTISERVEIATGLHDEILSDEVIDKTISQIFKDTQEGERKEEKKRKREQDDIDPSSMVKDLKGKDDRTVKMEERFIYYNRNQKERKKSNSAFEMTKLSFVWHNPVNNDTVTIEDVLNLLNEDDIENTLVLYICMLVNQFDCCSLNFCSLQQYRFVSVSTLGISVFKHVWYIYLVVFVIWNNTGLFGTTYLLVHLCIDGLTYILERQEEKTAKTQGNCFYITSTCWTLIKEKADARTNLINEKLKELDKVIDINGVAFYKYLIFPMNSMGGRKVKAPDHWTLLVYDTSKQQWMHYNSLTKPKKKKDPYLTDASIVKEYVEEQMRKLTLSKPPSFELISTPKPTLFPTNTLSAPISSIDDAPQQQPGSVDCGIIVCYIIKQLEEQKPVPTYLTVENLKKFRAELVHIFLNDKPRTWSIEEWKSNQLMQGMAD; encoded by the exons ATGGTTGAGTTCATCATCGTTGTTGTTAAGTTCATTATTGTCTTCTCTTCTAACTTAGGGTTTCATGTCT CGTATTTT GTCTGTTTTAGGTCTATATCTGTTAGTACAGTTGGTATATCTCTTTTTAAGCATATTTGGTATATCTGTTTGGTTGTTTGGATCCATGTGTTG GAAGATGTAGTAGAACAGACTAGACTGTTAGAGGCAAAAAAAGTAAGATTTAAGATGCGAGCAAGAAAGAACTCACCTTCAAATGCTGTAAAGAAAACAACAGATCAAaaggaagatgatgatgatgatgaaacaCAGATAAAGGAAACTGAACACGAGAAGAATGACATTGAATCGCCGCATAAAAAGAGGGCTTCACAGAAATCACCTGTTAAAGGTACTCAATCGAGGAGAATAACAAGATCTCTTAccaaaagagaaataagaacgACAAggatgtcaaaaaaaattgaaccgacgattgaaataaaaaagaagcatGTTCGAAAATCAAACAGAAACAAGAAGACTAGaaacaaggaagaagatgatgtgGTAGTCTTagaggaagatgatgaagaagacgAGCAGGAAGATGTTGAGGAAGACAAGGAGGAAAATGAGGAAGACGAGGAAGGTGTTGAGGAagacgaggaggaagatgagaaagaaaaagaggaagacaAGGAGGAAGACAAGGAATATGTTGAGGAAGATGAGGAGGACGTCAAGTTCGTCAAGGTCAAGGGAAAAAGGAAGAAGTCTAGCCCACGTCTTCCTAACAAAAGggtaaaaaaacaagaaaggaaaaaggagaaaaaggagAACGAAGATGTTGTTGAGATCAAAAAAGAGAGCTGCCAATACAG GTCTAATCTCGTCAGCCTTGTACGGCTTCTGAAACGCAGAAAATTCACTCCTCTCCAAGTTCGTGAGATCAAAAAAACCCCTTTTGCAAATCTCTTGTTTGCAATGACCAAACCGGAAATTAATGAACTTTTCGTGAAGAAAAGCGATGAAATTACATTGAAGTTGGTCGAAAAGTACAAAGGGGAGGGATACTTTGATCTTGGTGGCAAATTAGTTAAGATAAGTGTCAAGGATTTGACACTTATCTTTGGAATCAAATCTGGACCAATCAAAATACACCTCCAGGGGAACCCGAGAAGGCCAAATTCAGATTTTCTCGACAGAgtcttcaaaaaacaaaaggaaatgttAGTTTCAAGGATGAAGATATTCTTGAGAAAAGCTTTTACAAAAGATTCTACTCAAAGTGCGCAGGACATCGCACGTGTGCTAATGATGTTGGTTCTCGCGACAATCTTTGTCCCACTCTCACAACCAAAATTAAGCTGGGCTTACTATCCATTCATTGACGATCTCAACACATCCACAACGTATGCATGGTCAACATTCATTATAGAGCACTTGGTCAAAGAGCTTGATACAAAGCATACAAATCCAACAACTGTTGGTGGATGTGTACTTGGACTACTG TATTGGCTCTGCGAGCATACAAGCATAATGAATGTGCAACAATCAAAAGACAATTGTCCAAGGTTTATGAAGTGGGATATGAGTGATTTACCAGAAGCATTGGCACGAACACCATTGGAATCCCTTAATCCAGAAATGGTAAAGGATGCAGAACTGGAGCCCATCaacgagaaagagaaaaagttgttgcattttcttgaacaaattgaaaataagagtGATGTGAAGGATGATGATGCTCGGGAGTGCAGCTTGGACGACGATGGATCGAAATCTGAGAAGGACGAGGGGGTTGAGGAGACTAACAATGATACCAACAACCTAATTTCTGACCTACTCAAAGAAATTGACAGGTTGAAGGAAGAATCGAAGGAAAAGGACAGAGTAATTCAAACtttgcaacaaaaaatagcTGAACTTGAAAGGGACCATGTTCCGTATGAAGACGCCGCTGAGCAAATGTTTGACTATGAAACAGAAGTCGGGACGGTACACGTTGAAAAGGGTATCCTGCAGGAAGAAATTGTGCAAAAGGAGGTTGAGATAGGAGGTTTGTACGTCAGCAATGACTTATTAgaggaaaaacttgaaaaatctgaaaaagacAAAGCAAGTGTCGAAGATGGCCTAGATGACATGGTAACCCATATGGTTACACAAGAATACCAC gacaaagaagaagacaaagagaAAAGGCAAGAAGAGGAGCAGAGCAAGAAAGGAGAAGTTGATCAAACTATCAGCGAAAGAGTTGAGATAGCAACTGGATTGCATGATGAAATTTTGTCTGACGAAGTCATTGACAAAACAATCTCCCAAATCTTCAAAGACACTcaggaaggagaaaggaaagaagaaaagaaaaggaagagagaacaaGATGATATTGACCCGTCGTCAATGGTAAAAGATCTGAAGGGCAAAGATGACAGAACAGTGAAGATGGAGGAACGGTTCATCTACTATAATAGGAAccagaaggaaagaaagaaaagcaattCTGCATTTGAAATGACAAAGCT ATCTTTCGTCTGGCACAACCCAGTCAACAATGATACAGTTACAATCGAAGACGTCCTGAATCTGTTGAACGAGGATGATATTGAAAACACG TTGGTTTTGTATATCTGCATGTTGGTAAATCAGTTCGATTGTTGTAGTTTGAA TTTTTGTAGTTTGCAACAATATAGGTTTGTATCTGTTAGTACACTTGGTATATCTGTTTTTAAGCATGTTTGGTACATCTATTTGGTAGTTTTTGTAATTTGGAACAATACAGGTCTGTTTGGAACAACGTATCTGTTAGTACACTTG TGCATTGATGGGCTCACTTACATTTTggaaagacaagaagaaaagacaGCAAAAACACAGGGGAACTGCTTCTACATTACATCCACCTGTTGG ACACTAATCAAAGAAAAAGCTGATGCAAGAACAAACTTGATCAACGAAAAGCTGAAAGAACTGGACAAAGTTATCGACATAAATGGTGTTGCATTCTACAAATATCTCATATTCCCGATGAATTCAATGGGAGGCAGAAAAGTGAAAGCTCCTGACCATTGGACTCTTCTGGTCTACGATACTTCCAAGCAACAATGGATGCACTACAATTCTTTGACAAAGcccaagaaaaagaaggatCCTTACTTGACAGATGCCTCCATTGTG AAAGAGTACGTGGAAGAGCAAATGAGGAAGTTGACTCTTAGTAAACcaccaagctttgaactcattTCTACACCTAAACCAACACTGTTTCCAACCAACACACTCAGTGCTCCAATAAGCTCCATTGATGATGCACCTCAGCAACAACCTGGATC GGTTGATTGTGGAATAATTGTGTGCTATATCATTAAACAACTTGAAGAACAGAAGCCCGTCCCAACGTATCTCACTGTggaaaatctgaaaaaattCAGAGCTGAATTGGTCCATATATTCTTGAATGACAAGCCCAGAACATGGTCAATAGAAGAATGGAAAAGCAACCAGCTAATGCAAGGAATGGCAGATTAG